The proteins below are encoded in one region of Ricinus communis isolate WT05 ecotype wild-type chromosome 6, ASM1957865v1, whole genome shotgun sequence:
- the LOC8259292 gene encoding cyclin-dependent kinase C-2, which translates to MAMAAYGQLNINESSVWGSRSVDCFDKLEQIGEGTYGQVYMAREIKTNEIVALKKIRMDNEREGFPITAIREIKILKKLHHENVIKLKEIVTSPGSEKDEQGKPDGNKYKGGIYMVFEYMDHDLTGLADRPGMKFSVPQIKCYMRQLLTGLHYCHVNQVLHRDIKGSNLLIDNEGNLKLADFGLARSFSNEHNANLTNRVITLWYRPPELLLGTTKYGPAVDMWSVGCIFAELLYGKPIFPGKDEPEQINKIFELCGAPDEVNWPGVSKMPWYNNFKPNRPMKRRLRDLFRGFDRHALELLEKMLTLDPSQRISAKDALDAEYFWTDPLPCDPKSLPKYESSHEFQTKKKRQQQRQHEENAKRQKLQHPQQHGRLPPIQQSGQAHVQMRSGPNQQMHSSQAPVAAGPSHHYGKPRGPAGGPGRYPPSGTSGGYNHPNRGGGGGGGGGYGSGPYPPQGRAPPYGSSGMPGAPRGGGSSGYGVGAPNYPQGAPYGSSGAGRGSNMMGGNRNQQYGWQQ; encoded by the exons atggcAATGGCTGCCTATGGTCAACTCAACATCAACGAGTCATCAGTATGGGGTTCAAGAAGTGTCGATTGTTTCGATAAATTAGAGCAGATTGGTGAAGGCACTTATGG TCAAGTTTATATGGCGAGGGAAATAAAGACGAATGAAATTGTTGCTTTGAAGAAAATTAGAATGGACAACGAAAGAGAAGGG TTTCCTATAACAGCAATTCGtgaaatcaaaattttgaagAAGCTACATCATGAAAATGTGATTaagttgaaagaaattgtGACTTCTCCTG GGTCTGAGAAGGATGAGCAGGGGAAGCCAG ATGGTAACAAGTATAAAGGCGGAATATACATGGTCTTTGAGTACATGGACCATGACTTGACAGGTCTTGCTGACCGCCCTGGGATGAAATTTTCAGTTCCTCAGATTAAG TGCTATATGAGGCAGCTTTTGACTGGTCTTCACTATTGTCATGTAAACCAAGTACTTCATCGTGATATTAAAG GCTCTAATCTTCTTATAGACAATGAGGGCAATCTAAAGCTTGCAGATTTTGGACTTGCCCGCTCATTCTCGAATGAGCATAATGCAAATCTTACAAATCGTGTTATTACTTTATGGTACAG ACCTCCAGAGTTGCTGCTGGGCACAACAAAGTACGGTCCAGCTGTTGACATGTGGTCTGTCGGCTGTATTTTTGCTGAACTTCTGTATGGAAAGCCAATTTTTCCTGGAAAAGATGAG ccagaacaaatcaataagattTTCGAGTTGTGTGGAGCCCCAGATGAGGTTAACTGGCCTGGGGTTTCCAAGATGCCCTGGTATAACAATTTTAAACCAAATAGGCCAATGAAGAGACGTCTCAGGGATCTTTTCAGGGG TTTTGACCGTCATGCTTTGGAATTATTGGAGAAAATGCTAACTCTTGATCCCTCTCAG AGGATATCTGCTAAGGATGCACTTGATGCGGAGTATTTTTGGACTGACCCTTTGCCTTGTGACCCCAAGAG TTTACCTAAATATGAATCATCACATGAATttcaaacaaagaaaaagcgCCAGCAACAAAGACAGCATGAAGAAAATGCAAAACGTCAGAAGCTACAACACCCACAACAGCACGGCCGCCTTCCACCGATTCAGCAGTCTGGGCAGGCACATGTGCAAATGAGGTCAGGGCCTAATCAGCAGATGCATAGTTCTCAGGCCCCAGTTGCTGCAGGGCCTAGCCATCATTATGGGAAACCTCGTGGACCTGCTGGTGGCCCAGGCAGATACCCTCCAAGTGGAACTAGTGGAGGATATAACCATCCCAACCGCGGTGGCGGTGGCGGTGGCGGTGGAGGCTATGGGAGTGGGCCATATCCTCCACAGGGCCGGGCACCACCCTATGGTTCAAGTGGCATGCCTGGTGCTCCTCGTGGTGGAGGGAGCAGTGGATATGGAGTTGGCGCTCCAAACTACCCTCAAGGTGCTCCGTATGGCAGTTCCGGAGCTGGTCGTGGCTCAAACATGATGGGCGGAAACCGCAACCAGCAATATGGTTGGCAGCAGTAA